In Meiothermus ruber DSM 1279, the following proteins share a genomic window:
- a CDS encoding MFS transporter: MAWALLPSGALLYVALYAVVPMLPGLERLFGTPPGSAHLGISLPFVLLVLLSPLVPRLRLPAGMVMGGGLLGVGLFGVLAGLAPSLEIWTLCRTLQGAFAAAVPGLSLALLPRLYPRKHAQMAGFWVAGNVLGGGLGRGLGGLFAEWFGERWAMVLLALPVAVIAWAVLRTRDRLALPAPQYTLRAWPLYTLGFILLFLNFFVTNLLPYRLEALGLSQAQIGGIFFAYLAGIPGSALAGALVRRLGEVRAFRLAFGLVTLGLLAQLPDQPLWILVGFVAMMAGIFTAQAIAGGASGRGGSGVSGTYVAAFYLGGTVAGLVYPPFIGQSPLWGLEVALGVSLLAVLLAGRALR; encoded by the coding sequence GTGGCCTGGGCCTTGCTTCCATCGGGCGCGCTGCTTTACGTAGCGCTGTATGCGGTGGTGCCCATGCTCCCCGGCCTGGAACGCCTGTTCGGCACCCCGCCCGGCAGCGCCCATTTGGGCATCAGCCTGCCCTTTGTGCTGCTGGTGCTGCTCTCACCGCTGGTGCCGCGCCTCCGCCTGCCGGCGGGTATGGTGATGGGCGGCGGGCTGCTGGGGGTGGGTCTGTTTGGCGTGCTGGCCGGGCTGGCGCCCAGCCTAGAAATCTGGACGCTCTGCCGAACCCTGCAGGGGGCCTTTGCGGCAGCCGTTCCAGGGCTTTCGCTGGCCCTGCTGCCCCGGCTGTATCCCCGCAAGCACGCCCAGATGGCCGGGTTCTGGGTGGCCGGCAATGTGCTGGGCGGGGGCCTGGGGCGGGGGCTGGGGGGACTGTTTGCCGAGTGGTTTGGTGAGCGCTGGGCCATGGTCTTGCTGGCCCTTCCGGTGGCCGTCATCGCCTGGGCGGTGCTGCGCACGCGCGACCGCCTGGCCCTGCCCGCACCCCAGTACACCCTGCGGGCCTGGCCCCTGTACACCCTGGGCTTCATTCTGCTGTTTCTGAACTTTTTTGTGACCAACCTGCTGCCCTACCGCCTCGAGGCCCTGGGGCTATCGCAGGCCCAGATTGGGGGGATATTTTTCGCCTACCTGGCCGGCATCCCCGGCAGCGCCCTGGCCGGGGCGCTGGTCAGGCGGCTGGGCGAGGTGCGGGCCTTCCGGCTGGCCTTTGGCCTGGTCACCCTGGGCCTGCTGGCGCAGTTGCCCGACCAGCCTTTGTGGATTCTGGTGGGGTTTGTGGCCATGATGGCGGGCATCTTCACCGCCCAGGCCATCGCCGGTGGGGCCTCGGGGCGGGGCGGCAGTGGGGTGAGCGGCACCTATGTGGCGGCGTTCTACCTGGGTGGGACGGTCGCAGGCCTGGTCTACCCGCCCTTCATCGGGCAAAGCCCCCTGTGGGGCCTCGAGGTGGCCCTGGGGGTCTCGCTGCTGGCGGTGCTGCTGGCCGGGCGGGCCCTGCGCTGA
- a CDS encoding MBL fold metallo-hydrolase produces MKVYGLAVGPLQENTYLLVAEDGRGVIVDPGDEPGRILAEVQRVGLKPEAILLTHAHFDHVGAVAPLVEALRLPVYLHPADLPLYRSAALSAARWGLSIPQPPEPIEPLAEGQTLDFGLGLEVLFLPGHAPGHVGFYRPGHLVSGDVLFRGGIGRYDLPGSDPQALLASLQRVVQLPPETVVYPGHGPTTTLAEELASNPYLAG; encoded by the coding sequence ATGAAGGTGTATGGCTTGGCTGTAGGCCCTTTGCAGGAAAACACCTATCTGTTGGTGGCCGAGGACGGACGGGGGGTTATCGTAGACCCCGGCGACGAGCCCGGGCGCATCCTGGCCGAGGTGCAGCGGGTGGGTTTAAAGCCGGAGGCGATTTTGCTCACCCATGCGCATTTCGACCACGTGGGGGCGGTGGCCCCGCTGGTAGAAGCTTTGCGGCTACCGGTCTACCTGCACCCAGCCGACCTGCCGCTCTACCGCAGCGCAGCTTTGAGTGCGGCCCGCTGGGGTCTCTCCATTCCCCAGCCGCCCGAACCCATCGAGCCCCTGGCCGAGGGGCAGACCCTGGATTTTGGCCTGGGCCTCGAGGTGCTGTTTCTGCCCGGGCATGCCCCAGGGCATGTGGGCTTCTACCGGCCCGGCCACCTGGTGAGCGGGGATGTGCTCTTCCGTGGGGGCATCGGCCGCTACGACCTGCCCGGCAGCGACCCCCAGGCGTTGTTGGCCTCGCTCCAGCGAGTCGTCCAACTGCCGCCCGAAACGGTGGTCTACCCCGGGCATGGCCCCACCACCACCCTTGCAGAGGAGCTGGCGAGTAACCCTTACCTGGCAGGCTGA
- a CDS encoding sulfurtransferase, with product MILSADPPAHALLIDSRSPAEYAQGHLEGAINLDLSGFRGRLRSEEELAQLEQALADLNGRIGAGPHRPVVVYDLGFNTRLTKTAFMLALGGLEVYLWPQGWEPRATQQTPAQPVAGEPWARLNREILLTADEILAGLPYPLLDVREPQEFATARIPGAKNIPLGAFGPDNAGALGLLAGQAVGVHCRSGARSASAFWLLRQQGVQARNYLGSMLEWEAEADLPVERS from the coding sequence ATGATTCTCTCCGCCGATCCCCCTGCCCACGCGCTGCTCATCGACAGCCGCTCCCCGGCTGAGTACGCCCAGGGCCACCTCGAGGGCGCCATCAACCTCGACCTGTCGGGCTTTCGCGGGCGCTTGCGCAGCGAGGAAGAGCTAGCGCAGCTCGAGCAAGCCCTGGCCGATCTCAACGGCCGCATCGGGGCGGGCCCCCACCGCCCGGTGGTGGTCTACGACCTGGGCTTCAACACCCGCCTGACCAAAACCGCTTTCATGCTGGCCTTGGGGGGCCTCGAGGTCTACCTGTGGCCGCAAGGATGGGAACCTCGAGCCACCCAGCAGACCCCAGCCCAGCCGGTGGCCGGTGAGCCTTGGGCCCGGCTCAACCGCGAGATCCTGCTCACCGCTGACGAAATCCTGGCCGGTCTGCCGTATCCTCTGCTGGACGTGCGCGAGCCCCAAGAGTTTGCCACCGCCCGGATTCCCGGGGCCAAAAACATTCCGCTCGGAGCGTTCGGCCCGGACAACGCCGGGGCCCTGGGTCTTTTGGCCGGCCAGGCGGTGGGGGTGCACTGCCGCAGCGGGGCCCGCAGCGCCAGCGCGTTCTGGCTCCTGCGCCAGCAGGGGGTGCAGGCCCGCAACTACCTGGGCAGCATGCTCGAGTGGGAGGCCGAGGCCGACCTGCCGGTAGAACGTTCCTGA
- a CDS encoding GNAT family N-acetyltransferase: protein MNLRVDVFSGAEVAPFIPELARLRMAVFREWPYLYEGSLEYETHYLAKFMNLPESTLVVVRDGERVVGASTALPLAQAEVEFREPFIKAGLNPQDWYYFGESVLEPAYRGRGLGVAFFHHREARALELGYRRATFCAVERPAEHPLRPADYVPLDAFWQRRGFSKRPDLVCQFTWRDLGQPQETPKPMVFWVKHL, encoded by the coding sequence ATGAACCTGCGCGTGGATGTTTTCTCCGGTGCCGAGGTGGCCCCCTTCATCCCCGAGCTGGCCCGCCTGCGCATGGCGGTTTTTCGGGAGTGGCCCTATCTGTACGAGGGGAGCCTCGAGTACGAGACGCACTACCTAGCCAAGTTTATGAACCTCCCCGAGAGCACCCTGGTGGTGGTGCGGGACGGCGAGCGGGTGGTGGGGGCCTCCACCGCCCTGCCCCTTGCCCAGGCCGAGGTCGAGTTCCGGGAACCCTTCATAAAGGCCGGGCTGAATCCCCAGGACTGGTACTACTTCGGGGAGTCGGTGCTGGAGCCCGCGTATCGGGGCCGGGGGCTGGGGGTGGCCTTTTTTCATCACCGGGAGGCGCGGGCCCTCGAGCTCGGCTACCGCCGGGCCACCTTCTGCGCCGTCGAACGCCCCGCCGAGCACCCCCTCAGACCCGCCGATTACGTGCCGCTGGACGCCTTCTGGCAGCGGCGGGGGTTTAGCAAGCGCCCCGACCTGGTCTGCCAGTTCACCTGGCGCGACCTCGGCCAGCCCCAGGAGACCCCCAAACCCATGGTCTTCTGGGTGAAGCACCTCTAA
- a CDS encoding RidA family protein encodes MSQQRVQTDQAPQAIGPYSQAIVAGGLVFCSGQIPLTSSGELVAGDVEAQTHQVMKNLGAVLEAAGSSYAKIVQTTCYLADMNDFPAFNKVYAEYVREPFPARATVQVARLPRDVKVEVACIALL; translated from the coding sequence ATGAGTCAGCAGCGCGTACAAACCGATCAAGCCCCTCAGGCCATCGGTCCCTACAGCCAGGCCATCGTGGCCGGTGGGTTGGTGTTTTGCTCAGGCCAGATTCCCCTCACCTCCTCCGGCGAGCTGGTCGCGGGGGATGTGGAGGCCCAGACCCATCAGGTCATGAAAAACTTAGGGGCGGTGCTCGAGGCCGCCGGAAGCTCGTATGCCAAGATAGTGCAGACCACCTGCTACCTGGCCGATATGAACGACTTTCCGGCCTTTAACAAGGTCTATGCCGAGTACGTGCGCGAGCCCTTCCCGGCCCGGGCCACCGTGCAGGTGGCCCGCCTGCCCCGCGACGTGAAGGTGGAGGTGGCCTGCATCGCCCTGCTGTAG
- the meaB gene encoding methylmalonyl Co-A mutase-associated GTPase MeaB: protein MNLYERFLAQDVRALARAITLVESGYPEGQALLRQLRGRGQAKVVGLTGSPGAGKSTLTDRLIEEARRRGERVAVLAVDPSSPFTGGAILGDRIRMMRHHQDKQVYIRSLASRGALGGLAGATVASLTLLEAFGFDRIFVETVGVGQSEVDIARVADTTVLILTPAAGDAVQAFKAGVMEIADVFVVNKFDLPGGERIVQELKTTLELAAPRPAGWKPPVLTAIAPKAEGIAELFEALEAHHQHLQQHNLLEAHRLERARFEVESVIQEWGRRKTQEGQALIARVARGELTPEEAALQLLSGPLGVQV from the coding sequence ATGAACCTCTACGAGCGCTTTCTGGCCCAGGACGTGCGGGCCCTGGCCCGGGCCATCACCCTGGTGGAGTCGGGCTACCCCGAAGGGCAGGCCTTGCTGCGGCAACTGCGGGGGCGCGGCCAGGCTAAAGTGGTGGGCCTGACCGGCAGCCCTGGAGCCGGCAAAAGCACCCTCACCGACCGGCTGATCGAGGAGGCCCGGCGGCGGGGCGAGCGGGTGGCGGTGCTGGCGGTGGATCCCAGCAGCCCCTTCACCGGCGGGGCCATCCTGGGCGACCGCATCCGCATGATGCGCCACCACCAGGATAAGCAGGTCTACATCCGCTCGCTGGCCAGCCGGGGGGCTTTGGGCGGGCTGGCCGGGGCCACCGTGGCCAGCCTGACGCTTCTGGAGGCCTTTGGCTTCGACCGCATCTTCGTGGAGACGGTGGGGGTGGGGCAGAGCGAGGTGGACATCGCCCGCGTGGCCGACACCACCGTGCTGATTCTGACCCCTGCGGCTGGCGACGCGGTACAGGCCTTCAAGGCCGGGGTGATGGAGATCGCCGACGTGTTCGTGGTCAACAAGTTCGACCTGCCGGGCGGCGAGCGCATCGTGCAGGAGCTTAAAACCACCCTGGAGCTGGCCGCCCCCCGCCCGGCGGGCTGGAAGCCGCCGGTGCTCACCGCCATCGCCCCCAAGGCCGAGGGCATCGCGGAGCTGTTCGAGGCCCTCGAGGCCCACCACCAGCACTTGCAGCAACACAACCTGCTCGAGGCTCACCGGCTCGAGCGCGCCCGCTTCGAGGTGGAGAGCGTGATCCAGGAGTGGGGCCGCCGCAAAACCCAGGAAGGCCAGGCCCTCATCGCCCGGGTAGCCCGGGGCGAACTCACCCCCGAGGAGGCCGCCCTGCAACTGCTGAGCGGGCCCCTGGGCGTTCAGGTCTAG
- a CDS encoding aminotransferase class I/II-fold pyridoxal phosphate-dependent enzyme → MFRSSRTPTGGGVFLEMDRAKAEARAQGLEVVDLSIGASDLPPPPEALEALKQAIDDPSSYGYCLKSGTLPFLEAATDWYFRRYGVQLDPRREALSLIGSQEGLAHLLMAVADPGEVLLMCDVAYPSYFGAAKVAGLEVHLMPLGEHLLPDLGVVPEAVARRAKALLLNYPNNPTAALASEEFFAEALEFCRRYDLLLIHDNPYLDQALKPTPSPLALPGGRERVVELFSFSKSYHLAGFRLGFALGNAEAIASLEALKAPIDFNQYLGIQRMGMAALAVPQARLQADAQTWARRRAAMVEALAQQGWAVPLPEAGMYLWARLPSSLALDDLAFAKALVAQTGVALAPGRAFGPGGMGYVRFALVQPEAVLRRAAQQIGAFMRSVVTD, encoded by the coding sequence ATGTTTCGCTCGAGCCGCACCCCCACCGGCGGAGGGGTTTTTTTGGAGATGGACAGGGCCAAGGCCGAGGCCCGCGCCCAGGGCCTCGAGGTGGTGGATCTCTCGATTGGGGCGTCCGACCTGCCCCCGCCCCCAGAGGCCCTGGAGGCCCTCAAACAGGCCATAGACGACCCCTCGAGCTACGGCTACTGCCTCAAGTCGGGCACCCTGCCCTTCCTCGAGGCCGCCACCGACTGGTACTTCCGGCGCTACGGGGTGCAGCTCGACCCCCGGCGCGAGGCCCTGAGCCTGATTGGCTCGCAGGAGGGACTGGCCCATCTGCTGATGGCCGTGGCCGACCCCGGCGAGGTTCTGCTGATGTGCGATGTGGCCTACCCCTCCTATTTTGGAGCGGCCAAGGTGGCGGGCCTCGAGGTTCACCTGATGCCGCTGGGCGAGCACCTGTTGCCCGACCTGGGGGTCGTGCCGGAGGCGGTGGCCCGGCGGGCTAAGGCGCTGCTGCTCAACTACCCCAACAACCCCACCGCGGCCCTGGCCTCGGAGGAATTTTTTGCGGAGGCGCTCGAGTTCTGCCGCCGCTACGACCTGCTGCTCATCCACGACAACCCCTACCTCGACCAGGCCTTGAAACCCACCCCCTCGCCCCTGGCCCTGCCGGGGGGGCGGGAGCGGGTGGTGGAGCTTTTTAGCTTCTCCAAAAGCTACCACCTGGCCGGTTTCCGGCTGGGTTTTGCCCTGGGCAACGCCGAGGCCATCGCCAGCCTGGAAGCCCTCAAAGCCCCCATTGACTTCAACCAGTACCTGGGCATCCAGCGCATGGGCATGGCCGCGCTGGCTGTACCCCAGGCCCGCCTGCAGGCCGACGCCCAGACCTGGGCCCGCCGCCGGGCAGCCATGGTGGAGGCCCTGGCCCAGCAGGGCTGGGCGGTGCCGCTCCCCGAGGCCGGGATGTATTTGTGGGCCCGGTTGCCCTCCAGCCTGGCCCTGGACGACCTGGCCTTTGCCAAAGCCCTGGTGGCCCAGACCGGCGTGGCCCTTGCGCCGGGGCGGGCCTTTGGGCCGGGTGGGATGGGGTACGTGCGCTTTGCCCTGGTGCAGCCCGAGGCGGTGCTGCGCCGGGCGGCCCAGCAGATCGGGGCCTTCATGCGCAGTGTGGTTACAGATTGA